The proteins below come from a single Triticum aestivum cultivar Chinese Spring chromosome 5D, IWGSC CS RefSeq v2.1, whole genome shotgun sequence genomic window:
- the LOC123125354 gene encoding probable cytokinin riboside 5'-monophosphate phosphoribohydrolase LOGL9 gives MQGGGGGMEETPAAVAAAKNRSGGVGEGAAVEVQEGPRFRRVCVFCGSSSGKRSSYRDAAVELGKELVARRMDLVYGGGSLGLMGEVSEAVHKAGGHVIGVIPTTLMGKEITGVTVGEVVAVSGMHERKAAMARNADAFIALPGGYGTLDELLEVIAWAQLGIHTKPVGLLNVDGYYDFLLAFIDKAVDDGFIRPSQRHIFVSAPDARDLVRKLEDYVAVEEENPATPKLRWEIEQVGYKATLQAEIAR, from the exons atgcagggcggcggcggagggatggaGGAGacaccggcggcggtggcggcggccaagAACCGCAGCGGCGGTGTTGGTGAGGGCGCCGCCGTGGAGGTGCAGGAGGGGCCTCGGTTCCGGCGGGTGTGCGTGTTCTGCGGGAGCAGCTCCGGGAAGCGCAGCAGCTACCGCGACGCCGCCGTCGAGCTCGGCAAGGAGCTG GTTGCTCGTCGGATGGATCTGGTGTACGGCGGGGGCAGCCTGGGGCTCATGGGGGAGGTCTCGGAGGCCGTCCACAAGGCCGGCGGCCACGTCATCGG CGTCATACCTACCACTCTCATGGGCAAGGAG ATCACCGGGGTGACggtgggggaggtggtggcggtgtcGGGGATGCACGAGCGGAAGGCGGCCATGGCGCGCAAcgccgacgccttcatcgcgcTGCCCGGCGGCTACGGCACCCTGGACGAGCTGCTCGAGGTCATCGCCTGGGCGCAGCTCGGCATCCACACCAAGCCA GTGGGGCTGCTGAACGTGGATGGGTACTACGACTTCCTGCTGGCCTTCATcgacaaggcggtggacgacggcttcATCCGGCCATCCCAGCGCCACATCTTCGTCAGCGCGCCCGACGCCAGGGACCTCGTCCGCAAGCTCGAG GATTACGTGGCGGTGGAGGAGGAGAACCCGGCGACGCCCAAGCTGCGGTGGGAGATCGAGCAGGTCGGCTACAAGGCCACGCTCCAGGCAGAGATCGCCCGCTGA